One window from the genome of Sulfuricurvum sp. IAE1 encodes:
- the cheB gene encoding chemotaxis-specific protein-glutamate methyltransferase CheB, which produces MYRVIVIDDSPLMQRVLSDMISRIEDFTVVATASDAFEARDLIKKHEPDLVTIDINMPKMDGVAFLRNLMRLHPMPAVVISTDASRHEEVFDDGAVGFIPKKKIGESDASFFGRMEDTLMRLTFLIDRYRAKNKIKKQPIEIETAKIHPDELIPHKPSAVYGGKIIAIGASTGGVETLMEIFSALRPPLPPILITLHIPFGFSGSFAERLNRLSPLNVYEAFDGQNVEPSSVYIAPGNRHLTLEIRGGRYVIKLLDGPRISRHKPSVDVMMRSVCNAAGRNAMGVMLTGMGDDGSIGIKEMFDAGAYTIAQSAKRCVVFGMPAKAIEAGGVRESVDLENIPERIERFGSRNG; this is translated from the coding sequence ATGTACCGTGTCATCGTTATCGACGATTCCCCTCTGATGCAGCGGGTCCTATCGGACATGATCTCCCGAATCGAGGATTTTACCGTCGTCGCCACCGCCTCCGATGCATTCGAGGCACGGGACCTGATCAAAAAACACGAACCCGACCTGGTTACCATCGATATCAACATGCCGAAAATGGACGGCGTGGCGTTTTTGCGCAACCTGATGCGTCTTCACCCGATGCCCGCAGTCGTTATCTCGACCGACGCTTCGCGTCACGAAGAGGTATTCGACGACGGAGCGGTGGGGTTCATACCGAAAAAAAAGATCGGCGAAAGCGACGCGTCGTTTTTCGGCCGCATGGAAGATACCCTCATGCGGCTGACGTTTCTGATCGACCGCTATCGGGCCAAAAACAAGATCAAAAAACAGCCGATCGAAATCGAAACGGCAAAAATCCATCCCGACGAACTCATTCCCCATAAGCCCTCCGCCGTTTACGGCGGCAAAATCATCGCTATCGGGGCATCGACGGGAGGGGTGGAGACGCTGATGGAGATTTTTTCCGCCCTGCGCCCCCCGTTGCCGCCGATTTTGATCACGCTGCACATCCCGTTCGGGTTTTCGGGGAGTTTCGCCGAACGGCTCAACCGCCTGAGCCCGCTCAATGTCTACGAAGCCTTCGACGGCCAGAACGTAGAGCCTTCCTCGGTCTATATCGCGCCGGGGAATCGCCATCTCACCCTCGAAATCAGAGGGGGACGCTACGTCATCAAGCTCCTCGACGGCCCCCGGATCAGCCGTCACAAACCCAGCGTCGACGTGATGATGCGCAGCGTCTGCAACGCCGCGGGACGCAACGCGATGGGGGTGATGCTCACCGGAATGGGCGATGACGGCTCCATCGGGATCAAAGAGATGTTCGACGCGGGCGCTTACACCATCGCCCAGAGCGCCAAACGGTGCGTCGTCTTCGGGATGCCGGCCAAGGCGATCGAAGCGGGCGGCGTGCGCGAGAGCGTCGACCTCGAAAACATCCCCGAACGGATCGAACGGTTCGGATCGCGCAACGGCTAA
- a CDS encoding HAMP domain-containing sensor histidine kinase: MYTTQSPITRQYETDINRLQQDLEQINKSLFDATAHTAILLVNPKGELLQTNNYFHQVFDSVMDSLYPQKIQTLPITNTYGSCPTDAWFEFLTFKDERMLPKVEMTIEGKLLYFTIISTVINHTEGSSDKHRESYILSLTDITNVVELHKNEISISKELAYKQGIFDVTSEYIHNIGNIVTGAQHLSERIIKNLEPMQFFFKYFDHIKEQLLGNRCFIREEAAEEYLKNLKKVEMSLNIIESSLTDTIKNVLDTDMKSLQKSISNIATTIAFQQELYKNTKTNMDEVVKLSELIGEIRSVIEPQLFRHDILLMLDVPSELTFNINRIHLFNGLLNLLKNSIHAVNTAYNDKYILSKMIKISARSVPREGSFFELDMMMNDSIVMAEDIVIDVYDNGIGMDETTIKNVFLQGFTTKHDGHGLGLHSFANFLTGNGHTITCKSEGIGKGSLFTITLTPEG; encoded by the coding sequence ATGTATACGACCCAGTCCCCGATCACCCGCCAGTACGAGACCGACATCAACCGTCTCCAGCAAGATCTGGAACAAATCAACAAAAGCCTTTTCGACGCGACCGCCCACACCGCGATTTTGCTGGTCAACCCCAAAGGGGAGCTGCTGCAGACCAACAACTATTTCCACCAGGTGTTCGATTCGGTCATGGACTCGCTCTACCCGCAAAAAATCCAGACCCTCCCGATCACGAATACCTACGGGTCGTGCCCCACCGACGCTTGGTTCGAATTCCTGACGTTCAAAGACGAGCGGATGCTTCCCAAAGTCGAAATGACGATTGAGGGAAAACTCCTCTATTTCACGATCATTTCGACCGTCATCAACCATACCGAAGGGAGTTCGGACAAACACCGCGAAAGCTATATCCTTTCGCTGACCGATATCACCAACGTCGTCGAACTCCACAAAAACGAAATCAGCATCTCCAAAGAACTGGCGTACAAACAGGGTATTTTTGACGTCACAAGCGAATACATCCACAATATCGGCAACATCGTCACGGGTGCGCAGCATCTGTCCGAGCGGATCATCAAAAACCTCGAACCGATGCAGTTTTTCTTCAAATATTTCGACCATATCAAAGAGCAGCTTCTGGGGAACCGCTGTTTCATCCGCGAGGAAGCCGCCGAGGAATACCTCAAAAATCTCAAAAAAGTGGAGATGAGCCTCAACATCATCGAATCCTCCCTCACCGACACGATCAAAAACGTCCTCGACACCGACATGAAAAGCCTCCAGAAATCGATCAGCAACATCGCTACGACGATCGCTTTCCAGCAGGAACTGTACAAAAATACGAAAACGAACATGGACGAAGTGGTCAAACTCTCCGAGCTGATCGGCGAAATCCGCAGCGTGATCGAACCGCAGCTCTTCCGCCACGACATTCTGCTGATGCTCGACGTCCCCTCCGAACTCACGTTCAACATCAACCGCATTCACCTCTTCAACGGCCTGCTCAATCTCCTGAAGAATTCGATTCACGCCGTCAATACCGCCTACAACGACAAATACATCCTCTCCAAAATGATCAAAATCAGTGCCCGAAGCGTCCCCCGTGAGGGAAGTTTCTTCGAACTCGACATGATGATGAACGACTCCATCGTCATGGCCGAGGACATCGTCATCGACGTCTACGACAACGGGATCGGGATGGATGAGACGACGATCAAAAACGTCTTTTTGCAAGGCTTTACCACCAAACATGACGGCCACGGTCTGGGACTCCACTCGTTTGCCAATTTCCTCACCGGAAACGGCCATACGATCACCTGCAAATCCGAGGGGATCGGCAAAGGGTCGCTCTTTACGATCACCCTGACACCGGAGGGATAA
- a CDS encoding hybrid sensor histidine kinase/response regulator, producing the protein MELTTHILTIDDDTTILDAYASILSPYKRTSLEDAIMKLEKLHDIDCSAIDGGEKVIDFHLHQANNGLEGVEIFRREHEAGNRIPVCIVDMRMPNGIDGLETSMRLKEIDPDVNIIIATAYSDRSNKEILECLKSNIFYIRKPFNNEEIYQLVYSLSLSYDATQTIRCLNRDLERRVEEEIQKNRQKDALMLHQAKLAALGEMIGNIAHQWRQPLNIISMLFQKISRHHKNGTLTDEIMAQSLADALQTIQHMSQTIDDFRGQVEPNREKVTYILEDTLKSTINLLEKSFALSGVRIEADISAQIRLYGFPEDIKQVVLNLLNNAKDAILSHGIVEGVIRVDASITDDNRLRLNVCDNGGGIEEEVIDKIFEPYFTTKHKAQGTGIGLYMSRRIVEERLGGTIGASNTPGGACLTLDLPITDLLQG; encoded by the coding sequence ATGGAACTCACCACCCACATACTGACCATCGACGACGATACGACGATCCTCGACGCCTACGCGTCCATCCTCTCGCCGTACAAACGGACCAGCCTCGAAGACGCCATCATGAAACTCGAAAAACTGCACGACATCGACTGCAGCGCGATCGACGGCGGGGAAAAAGTGATCGATTTTCATCTCCATCAGGCCAACAACGGTCTCGAAGGGGTCGAAATTTTCCGCCGCGAACACGAAGCGGGCAACCGCATCCCAGTATGCATCGTCGACATGCGGATGCCCAACGGTATCGACGGGCTCGAAACTTCGATGCGGCTCAAAGAGATCGATCCGGACGTGAACATCATCATCGCGACCGCCTACTCCGACCGCAGCAACAAAGAGATCCTCGAGTGCCTCAAAAGCAACATTTTCTACATCCGTAAACCGTTCAACAACGAAGAGATTTATCAGCTCGTCTATTCCCTCTCGCTGAGCTACGACGCGACGCAGACGATCCGCTGCCTCAACCGCGATCTGGAGCGCCGGGTCGAGGAGGAGATCCAGAAAAACCGCCAAAAAGACGCCCTGATGCTCCATCAGGCCAAACTCGCCGCACTGGGAGAGATGATCGGCAACATCGCCCACCAGTGGCGCCAGCCGCTCAACATCATCTCGATGCTCTTCCAGAAAATCAGCCGCCACCACAAAAACGGCACCCTCACCGATGAAATCATGGCCCAAAGCCTCGCCGACGCGCTCCAAACGATCCAGCACATGTCCCAGACGATCGACGATTTCCGCGGGCAGGTCGAGCCCAACCGCGAAAAAGTGACTTACATCCTCGAAGACACCCTCAAAAGCACCATCAACCTGCTCGAAAAAAGCTTTGCCCTCAGCGGAGTGAGGATCGAAGCGGATATTTCGGCCCAAATCCGCCTTTACGGCTTCCCCGAAGACATCAAGCAAGTCGTCCTCAACCTCCTCAACAACGCCAAAGACGCGATCCTTTCCCACGGTATCGTCGAGGGAGTGATCCGCGTCGACGCGTCCATCACCGACGACAACCGCCTGCGGCTAAACGTATGCGACAACGGCGGAGGGATCGAGGAAGAGGTCATCGACAAAATCTTCGAGCCCTACTTTACAACCAAACACAAAGCGCAGGGGACCGGAATCGGTCTGTACATGTCCCGTCGTATCGTCGAAGAGCGCCTCGGCGGAACGATCGGCGCTTCCAATACGCCGGGGGGAGCCTGCCTGACGCTCGACCTCCCGATCACCGACTTACTACAAGGATAA
- a CDS encoding response regulator transcription factor → MQSRHDLMKNLHILFVDDERLIREMVYDMLGDTVGNVSLAADGEEGLAFYRDSLRPVDIVISDQTMPVMNGLDMLEKIKQINPSQKCIMITAHSEAAYMLRAIEIGVEHFMIKPIIFDKLDTILYELALKIEQENYRAEKERTERRELVEHTFQFSFQTLVDNIPLPSLIVDENDTVQACNSELLSLVAGTEHYPKLLTKELDFKSLFFHDAMTKTSPSFCDWKEEHLYMGEDLAFEFEASHYRLKLKRMRTEGQKRFYILCMLDSGE, encoded by the coding sequence ATGCAAAGCAGACACGATCTTATGAAAAACCTCCATATCCTGTTTGTCGACGACGAACGGCTGATCCGCGAAATGGTCTACGACATGCTCGGCGACACCGTCGGGAACGTTTCCCTCGCCGCCGACGGAGAGGAAGGGCTGGCCTTTTACCGCGATTCGCTCCGTCCGGTCGATATCGTTATTTCCGATCAGACGATGCCGGTGATGAACGGGCTGGACATGCTCGAAAAGATCAAACAGATCAACCCTTCGCAAAAGTGCATCATGATCACCGCCCACTCCGAAGCGGCCTACATGCTCCGGGCGATCGAAATCGGGGTTGAGCATTTCATGATCAAGCCGATCATTTTCGACAAGCTCGATACCATCCTCTACGAACTGGCGCTCAAAATCGAGCAGGAAAATTACCGTGCCGAAAAAGAGCGCACCGAGCGGCGCGAACTGGTCGAGCATACCTTTCAGTTCTCGTTTCAGACCCTCGTCGACAACATTCCCCTCCCCTCGCTCATCGTCGACGAAAACGATACGGTGCAGGCCTGCAACAGCGAGCTTCTCTCACTTGTCGCCGGAACGGAACATTACCCGAAACTGCTGACCAAAGAGCTCGATTTCAAATCGCTCTTTTTTCACGACGCCATGACCAAGACTTCCCCGTCGTTTTGCGACTGGAAAGAAGAGCACCTCTATATGGGCGAAGACCTCGCGTTTGAATTCGAAGCATCGCACTATCGGCTCAAACTCAAAAGGATGCGTACCGAAGGACAAAAAAGGTTTTACATCCTCTGCATGCTCGATTCGGGCGAGTAG
- a CDS encoding WD40 repeat domain-containing protein translates to MIKIIRSYQVQGSVIAVHADDNAVYFANTLGNFYTVDKERWEMIRHDPVCEPDEPLHTYQKGASFSPAGVLAYSTNDNGACALCRPVYDLPSQNEEENAESPAHLYVKGHDQRAEIMRFCGREGQYLITGGTDGKVYIYSSESGRKVMSLKPRPDYISSLAVDEGGNHLVCAAYDKSMSVLNLRFQKERLHTYLEDVVQDAFFYNDSKSLYAIGREGYSYIYDFKTQEIRKKVLFPSWPTSCVLDESGRYAIVGTRSGHLHIVRLADNTLFSTFKLDQKGIGTLHIHDSTLHIGFENGWLYVIDMHAFIDDFSQAVSVKNYRTAKICLDKNLFLAIHPMSEMFQEAWEETLKEIINRFSTGNAASALEFAEPFLGDGEYKKEFEFLLQKQKDFEKFAVAVQNKNFLEAFGMLEKAPYLAKTDSARKLELYFTKHFAEAKKLLSADPLRNAPKAQELLKPFTSVPGKKEMIHALFKNYSVFLQSDALIKEKKFKEYFILTDQNPFLQHEELYKKVCALAEASIKKIRCLVDENRYDEAIAGIKQVAVFLPYRPELAEIGKAIQLRRTLLAHILADDIQSAYELVSAHPELESMREFAEYDRAFDAVLTDAMAAVGKGEIKLVQQIMAPYASIAFFQAKIKECVRQAAFNRLSNLLTENSMAMARTIAAYYLKEFGKDDEYEKLLRQYGLMR, encoded by the coding sequence ATGATCAAAATTATCCGATCCTATCAGGTGCAGGGAAGCGTCATTGCGGTGCATGCGGACGATAATGCCGTCTATTTCGCCAATACGCTGGGAAATTTCTATACCGTCGACAAAGAACGCTGGGAGATGATCCGCCACGATCCCGTATGCGAGCCGGATGAACCGCTCCATACGTACCAGAAAGGTGCCTCCTTCAGCCCCGCAGGTGTACTCGCTTACAGTACCAATGACAACGGGGCCTGCGCCCTGTGCCGTCCCGTTTACGATCTGCCGTCCCAAAACGAAGAAGAGAATGCAGAATCACCCGCTCACCTTTATGTCAAAGGGCATGACCAACGGGCCGAAATCATGCGTTTCTGCGGCCGCGAAGGACAATACCTCATCACCGGGGGAACCGACGGAAAGGTCTACATCTACAGTTCTGAGAGCGGACGAAAAGTGATGTCGCTCAAACCACGCCCCGATTACATCTCCTCCCTCGCGGTCGACGAAGGGGGAAACCATCTCGTCTGCGCGGCCTACGACAAATCGATGAGCGTTCTGAACCTCCGTTTTCAGAAAGAGCGTCTTCATACCTATCTAGAAGACGTCGTTCAGGACGCCTTTTTCTACAACGATTCCAAATCGCTCTACGCGATCGGACGCGAAGGCTACTCCTATATTTACGATTTTAAAACCCAGGAAATACGCAAGAAAGTGCTCTTCCCCTCGTGGCCGACATCGTGCGTCCTGGACGAAAGCGGCCGCTACGCGATCGTAGGAACCCGAAGCGGCCACCTGCACATCGTCAGACTCGCCGACAACACCCTTTTTTCAACCTTCAAACTCGACCAAAAGGGGATCGGTACGCTCCATATCCACGACTCCACTCTCCACATCGGGTTCGAAAACGGGTGGCTCTACGTGATCGACATGCACGCCTTTATCGACGATTTCTCGCAGGCGGTGTCGGTCAAAAACTACCGCACGGCCAAGATCTGCCTCGACAAAAACCTCTTTCTCGCGATCCACCCGATGTCGGAGATGTTCCAGGAAGCGTGGGAAGAGACCCTCAAAGAGATCATCAACCGCTTCTCGACCGGAAACGCCGCGTCCGCACTCGAGTTTGCCGAGCCGTTTTTGGGAGACGGAGAATACAAAAAAGAGTTCGAATTCCTCCTGCAAAAGCAAAAAGATTTCGAAAAATTCGCCGTCGCGGTTCAGAACAAAAATTTTCTCGAAGCGTTCGGCATGCTCGAAAAAGCCCCCTATCTGGCCAAAACCGACAGTGCGCGCAAGCTGGAACTGTATTTCACCAAACATTTCGCCGAAGCCAAAAAACTTCTCTCGGCCGATCCCCTGCGCAACGCTCCTAAAGCCCAGGAGCTCCTCAAGCCCTTTACTTCGGTGCCGGGGAAAAAAGAGATGATCCACGCACTGTTCAAAAACTATTCGGTCTTCCTCCAGTCCGATGCGCTGATCAAAGAGAAAAAATTTAAAGAGTATTTTATTCTCACCGACCAAAACCCGTTTCTGCAACACGAAGAGCTCTACAAAAAAGTATGCGCCCTCGCCGAGGCCTCCATCAAAAAAATCCGATGTCTGGTCGACGAGAACCGCTATGACGAGGCGATTGCGGGAATCAAACAGGTAGCGGTTTTCCTCCCTTACCGACCCGAACTCGCCGAAATCGGCAAGGCGATCCAGCTGCGCCGCACCCTGCTGGCCCATATCCTCGCCGACGACATCCAATCGGCATACGAGCTCGTCTCCGCCCATCCCGAGCTCGAATCGATGCGGGAGTTTGCCGAATACGACCGGGCTTTCGATGCCGTACTGACCGACGCGATGGCCGCGGTAGGCAAAGGGGAAATCAAGCTGGTGCAGCAGATCATGGCTCCCTATGCTTCAATCGCCTTTTTCCAGGCCAAGATCAAAGAGTGCGTCCGTCAGGCCGCATTTAACCGCCTGTCGAATCTTCTCACCGAAAATTCGATGGCGATGGCGCGTACGATCGCCGCGTATTACCTCAAAGAGTTCGGCAAAGACGACGAATACGAAAAGCTCCTGCGCCAGTACGGACTGATGCGCTGA
- a CDS encoding sensor histidine kinase: protein MKPSIEVAYACLSAIGNSLNLDDMLAEVIETFIAQTGAAGGMFLCTPPASVPLVLLGESFPVPQNLSTDIDGFTLHGAARGYILDVPVGIEHFLFLFSHADTAQTCGEMFVAFRTKLANAIDACRNEKRLRELSGAFEHQIHRNEANEKLMISQSRMAIMGEMIGMIAHQWRQPITIIGLVSSNSILNIQLGEMNEGQLLKDLELIDKQIQFLSQTIDDFRNFFRPNKLPQRISYGELCDEIYSILGKSFESQRIRLNFEGDRSIAFTTYKNELLQVFLNILNNARDAFVENNVPHPEITLELRTQSQKALFLVRDNAGGIPQEILTRIFEPYFSTKDEKHGTGLGLYMSAIIVEKHLGGTIRVSSSPDGSVFALSIPENSAQEVLLVD, encoded by the coding sequence ATGAAACCGTCCATTGAGGTCGCCTACGCCTGCCTAAGCGCCATCGGAAATTCGCTAAACCTCGACGACATGCTCGCCGAAGTGATCGAAACCTTCATCGCCCAAACCGGTGCGGCGGGCGGCATGTTTCTCTGCACTCCGCCCGCCTCGGTTCCCCTTGTCCTCTTGGGCGAATCTTTCCCTGTTCCGCAAAACCTCAGTACCGATATCGACGGTTTCACCCTGCATGGGGCTGCCCGGGGATACATCCTGGACGTACCGGTCGGCATCGAGCATTTTTTGTTTCTCTTTTCACACGCCGATACGGCGCAAACCTGCGGGGAGATGTTTGTAGCGTTTAGGACGAAACTGGCCAACGCCATCGACGCGTGCCGAAACGAAAAACGGCTCCGCGAACTAAGCGGCGCGTTCGAGCACCAGATACACCGCAACGAAGCGAACGAAAAACTGATGATCAGCCAGTCGCGCATGGCGATCATGGGGGAGATGATCGGTATGATCGCCCACCAGTGGCGCCAGCCGATCACGATCATCGGGCTGGTGAGCAGCAATTCGATCCTGAATATCCAGCTGGGTGAAATGAACGAGGGCCAACTGCTCAAAGACCTCGAACTGATCGACAAACAGATACAGTTCCTTTCGCAGACGATTGACGATTTCCGCAACTTTTTCCGGCCGAACAAACTCCCGCAGCGGATCAGTTACGGCGAGCTCTGCGACGAAATCTACAGCATCCTGGGCAAAAGCTTCGAAAGCCAGCGGATCCGCCTGAATTTCGAGGGAGATCGTTCCATCGCCTTTACAACCTACAAAAACGAGCTGCTGCAGGTCTTTTTGAATATCCTCAACAACGCGCGGGACGCTTTCGTCGAAAACAACGTCCCGCATCCCGAAATCACGCTTGAACTCCGGACACAGTCCCAAAAAGCGCTCTTTCTCGTCCGCGATAACGCCGGGGGGATTCCGCAGGAGATCCTCACCCGTATTTTCGAACCCTATTTCAGCACCAAAGACGAAAAACACGGAACCGGCCTGGGATTGTACATGTCCGCAATCATCGTCGAAAAGCACCTCGGCGGGACGATCCGGGTCAGCAGTTCACCCGATGGAAGCGTCTTTGCCCTTTCCATCCCCGAAAATTCCGCTCAGGAGGTGCTTCTTGTCGACTGA
- a CDS encoding EAL domain-containing protein, translating to MSTDPAKLIAAIRENAKGFSVLYVEDDPLICREYLTFLGRFFENIRHEPNGEKGLEAALETPFDLVITDIEMPKIDGLSMIEKIKEHCPEISTLLVSAHKDVNYLHRSIQLGVDGYLFKPMEREQTMATLHKVVGKIKMERENLQYRQHLEELVESKTREALQTYTVDRISGLYSLGKLEQDIFTHSDHTLVLFKIGDFKHLNDTYGYQAGNAVLRQTAQILRRLVNDEMNVGYDGLYRTSGTHFALLSPAGVQSLEPLVHLIVQHFEATEIVVAGDKMYLEMYAAIVHPGDELSLSHADFALRQAEKEGRIVIYRSAEHQTHGNSYKLKCIDTIKRAIVENRFVPFYQPIIDNTTMRIAKYEALVRLMTPDGQYLSPMQFLPIAKETKMYRTITKLIVSSVLNDFRNSECSVSINLSIDDISHHPTREFLFQQIASFPEPHRLVFELLEGEGIESYGDIQDFFAELKKLGCKVALDDFGSGYSNFEHLAKLNVDYIKFDGSLVETIATDYVSQNIVELLATFAKRLGIRTIAEYVSNEVLYEKIISLGVCESQGYLFGTPVPFERSMKTIRRFEPKLPLQEAIISAAV from the coding sequence TTGTCGACTGATCCCGCCAAACTCATCGCCGCCATCCGCGAAAATGCCAAAGGGTTCAGTGTCCTCTACGTCGAGGACGATCCCCTGATCTGCCGCGAATACCTGACGTTCCTGGGACGTTTTTTCGAGAACATCCGCCATGAACCTAACGGCGAAAAAGGGCTCGAAGCCGCTTTGGAAACCCCTTTTGACCTGGTCATCACCGACATAGAAATGCCCAAAATCGACGGTCTTTCGATGATCGAAAAGATCAAAGAGCACTGTCCCGAAATATCGACCCTCCTCGTGTCGGCCCACAAAGACGTCAATTACCTTCACCGCTCCATACAGCTTGGGGTTGATGGCTACCTGTTCAAGCCTATGGAGCGGGAACAGACGATGGCCACGCTCCACAAAGTGGTCGGCAAAATCAAAATGGAGCGGGAAAACCTGCAATACCGCCAGCATCTCGAAGAACTCGTCGAATCCAAAACCCGCGAAGCGCTTCAGACCTATACCGTCGATCGGATCAGCGGGCTCTATTCGCTCGGAAAGCTCGAGCAGGATATTTTTACCCATTCAGACCATACACTCGTCCTGTTCAAAATCGGGGACTTCAAACATCTCAACGACACCTACGGCTATCAGGCGGGCAATGCCGTGTTGCGGCAAACAGCCCAAATACTCCGACGCCTGGTCAATGACGAGATGAACGTCGGTTACGACGGCCTTTACCGTACCAGCGGAACCCATTTCGCCCTCCTCTCTCCCGCAGGGGTACAGAGTCTTGAACCGCTCGTTCACCTCATCGTCCAGCATTTCGAAGCGACCGAAATCGTCGTTGCAGGGGATAAAATGTACCTGGAAATGTATGCCGCCATCGTCCATCCCGGGGACGAATTGAGTCTATCACACGCCGATTTCGCACTCCGCCAGGCCGAAAAAGAGGGGCGGATCGTCATTTATCGTTCGGCGGAACACCAAACTCACGGCAACAGTTACAAACTCAAATGCATCGACACCATCAAGCGGGCGATCGTCGAAAACCGCTTTGTCCCCTTTTACCAGCCCATCATCGACAATACGACGATGCGCATCGCGAAATACGAAGCGCTCGTACGCCTTATGACGCCCGATGGGCAGTATCTTTCTCCGATGCAGTTTCTGCCGATCGCCAAAGAGACGAAAATGTACCGTACGATCACCAAACTGATCGTGTCATCGGTCCTGAACGATTTCCGCAATTCCGAATGCAGCGTCAGCATCAATCTCTCCATCGACGATATATCCCATCACCCGACCCGCGAATTCCTCTTCCAGCAGATCGCTTCTTTTCCCGAGCCGCACCGCCTCGTCTTCGAACTTCTCGAGGGCGAAGGGATCGAATCGTACGGAGACATACAGGATTTTTTCGCCGAACTCAAAAAACTGGGTTGCAAAGTGGCACTCGACGACTTCGGATCGGGCTATTCGAATTTCGAGCATCTCGCCAAACTCAACGTCGACTACATCAAATTCGACGGCTCGCTGGTCGAAACGATCGCCACCGACTACGTTTCCCAGAACATTGTCGAACTTCTCGCCACGTTTGCCAAACGTCTGGGTATCCGCACCATCGCCGAATACGTCTCCAACGAAGTGCTGTACGAGAAAATCATCAGCCTCGGCGTTTGTGAATCGCAGGGCTATCTCTTCGGCACGCCGGTCCCCTTCGAACGTTCGATGAAAACAATCCGCCGGTTCGAACCGAAACTTCCCCTTCAAGAAGCTATAATATCCGCAGCTGTTTAA
- a CDS encoding response regulator, producing the protein MVSEAARLKKLSSGKSLLIVEDDPLMQESLQRLLSHFFDSIQSASDPDEALERYHASRGGPSPLLVITDVNLGRSSGLELTGRLKKIDPLQRVIAISGAEESTMFIESIRCGIDRFVLKPINQDELFTALIDMLEQIDYDNALAESRKLLEESREYALRLLNDQDQFLKNAIHEIHTPLAVIITNIDLLRMEGIENESLSAIEAGARIIQNSYEDMTYLMKRDRIPDQKVVIDLVSYIAERKQYFTCIAEVNELTLSMRTGQPNLPSIMFSELKLARLVDNTLSNAIKYSYRPGEIAITVGMRNDDIYFEIRNHGPLIHDKKKIFERFHRESETKGGYGLGLSIVAQICREEEVEIEISSTPVRGTSFRYLFKNATLMQRSSPTIPSEQHKGL; encoded by the coding sequence ATGGTCTCCGAGGCTGCACGTCTGAAAAAACTCTCCTCCGGCAAATCGCTTTTGATCGTTGAAGACGATCCCCTGATGCAGGAGAGCCTTCAGCGTCTGCTGTCCCATTTTTTCGACTCCATCCAGAGCGCCTCCGATCCGGATGAAGCGTTGGAACGATACCATGCATCCCGCGGCGGCCCCTCCCCCCTGCTTGTCATCACCGATGTCAACCTCGGCCGCAGCAGCGGTCTTGAGCTTACCGGCAGACTCAAAAAAATCGATCCCCTCCAGCGGGTCATCGCCATATCCGGGGCCGAAGAGAGTACGATGTTCATCGAATCGATCCGCTGCGGCATCGACCGGTTCGTCCTCAAACCGATCAACCAGGACGAGCTTTTCACCGCCCTCATCGACATGCTCGAACAGATCGATTACGACAATGCCCTCGCCGAGAGCCGCAAGCTCCTCGAAGAATCGCGCGAATACGCCCTGCGCCTCCTCAACGACCAGGACCAGTTTCTCAAAAATGCCATCCATGAGATCCACACGCCGCTGGCCGTCATCATCACCAACATCGACCTTCTTCGGATGGAGGGGATCGAAAACGAATCGCTCAGCGCGATCGAAGCGGGAGCCAGGATCATCCAGAACAGTTACGAAGACATGACCTACCTCATGAAACGCGACCGTATCCCCGACCAGAAAGTCGTGATCGATCTCGTCTCCTACATTGCCGAGCGCAAACAGTACTTCACCTGTATCGCCGAAGTGAACGAACTGACCCTCTCGATGCGGACGGGACAGCCCAACCTCCCTTCCATCATGTTTTCAGAACTCAAACTCGCCCGGCTGGTGGACAACACCCTCTCCAACGCCATCAAATACTCCTACCGCCCCGGGGAAATCGCGATCACCGTCGGGATGCGCAACGACGACATCTACTTCGAAATCCGCAACCACGGCCCGCTCATCCACGACAAAAAAAAGATTTTCGAACGCTTCCACCGCGAATCGGAGACCAAGGGGGGCTACGGGCTCGGGCTGAGCATCGTGGCGCAAATCTGCCGCGAAGAGGAGGTCGAGATCGAAATCTCCTCGACGCCCGTCAGAGGGACTTCGTTTCGCTATCTCTTCAAAAATGCCACATTAATGCAACGCAGTTCGCCTACAATACCCTCCGAACAACACAAGGGGCTGTAA